A DNA window from Camelina sativa cultivar DH55 chromosome 13, Cs, whole genome shotgun sequence contains the following coding sequences:
- the LOC104736073 gene encoding GTP-binding nuclear protein Ran-2, with protein sequence MALPNQQTVDYPSFKLVIVGDGGTGKTTFVKRHLTGEFEKKYEPTIGVEVHPLDFFTNCGKIRFYCWDTAGQEKFGGLRDGYYIHGQCAIIMFDVTARLTYKNVPTWHRDLCRVCENIPIVLCGNKVDVKNRQVKAKQVTFHRKKNLQYYEISAKSNYNFEKPFLYLARKLAGDQNLHFVESPALAPPEVHLDIAAQQQNEADLAAAAAQPLPDDDDDAFE encoded by the exons ATG GCTCTACCGAACCAGCAGACCGTAGATTACCCTAGCTTCAAGCTCGTCATCGTTGGTGATGGAGGCACAG GGAAGACAACTTTTGTGAAGAGGCATCTTACTGGGGAGTTTGAGAAGAAGTATGAAC CTACCATTGGTGTGGAGGTTCATCCTTTGGATTTCTTCACAAACTGTGGCAAGATCCGTTTCTACTGCTGGGACACTGCTGGTCAAGAGAAGTTTGGTGGCCTTAGGGATGGATACTA CATCCATGGTCAATGTGCCATCATAATGTTCGATGTCACAGCAAGGCTGACATACAAGAACGTTCCCACATGGCATCGTGATCTTTGCAGGGTGTGTGAGAACATCCCGATCGTTCTGTGCGGGAACAAGGTTGATGTGAAGAACAGGCAAGTGAAGGCGAAGCAGGTCACATTCCACAGGAAGAAGAATCTGCAGTACTATGAGATATCTGCAAAGAGCAACTACAACTTTGAGAAGCCTTTCTTGTACCTTGCTAGAAAGCTCGCTGGAGACCAAAACCTCCACTTTGTTGAGTCACCAGCTCTTGCTCCACCAGAGGTTCACCTTGACATTGCTGCTCAGCAGCAGAATGAGGCCGATCTTGCAGCTGCCGCAGCTCAGCCTCTTcctgatgacgatgatgatgcaTTCGAGTAG
- the LOC104736076 gene encoding probable receptor-like protein kinase At5g20050 encodes MEDKKANIIAAISILALVVVIIAARVSLKLSKPLYLIAGVDISLILAVFCFLIIRNRYNRERNLLVSRFISEGRELRTEYSFLRKVAGVPTKFKLEDLEEATDGFRSLIGKGGSGSVFKGVLKDGSQVAVKRIEGEEKGEREFRSEVAAIASVQHKNLVRLYGYSSAVSANRPRFLVYEYIVNSSLDIWIFPEKGNRRRSGGGCLSWNQRYQVAIDVAKALAYLHHDCRSKILHLDVKPENILLDGSYRAVVTDFGLSKLIARDESKVLTDIRGTRGYLAPEWLLEHGISEKSDVYSYGIVLLEMIGGRRSISRVEVKETGKKKLEYFPRIVNQKMRERKVMEIVDQRLVETNELDEEEVMKLVCVAMWCIQEKSRNRPDMVMVIEMLEGRVMVNEPPDSDVVVVDLLAADDDDDTSSGGVRRVVNVPRLQIQRERNFRLPSICSSIISPISPR; translated from the coding sequence ATGGAGGACAAGAAAGCAAACATAATCGCTGCTATATCAATCTTAGCCCTTGTCGTGGTGATAATCGCCGCGCGAGTTTCTCTAAAACTCTCTAAACCGTTATATCTCATCGCCGGCGTCGACATTTCGTTGATCCTCGCCGTGTTCTGTTTCCTCATAATCCGAAACCGTTACAACAGAGAAAGAAACCTCTTGGTATCAAGATTCATCTCCGAAGGCAGAGAGCTCAGAACCGAGTACAGTTTCTTGAGAAAAGTCGCCGGGGTCCCGACCAAGTTCAAGCTCGAAGATCTTGAAGAAGCCACCGACGGATTCAGATCTTTGATCGGAAAAGGCGGTTCTGGTTCGGTGTTTAAAGGGGTTTTGAAAGACGGAAGTCAAGTTGCGGTTAAGAGAatcgaaggagaagagaaaggagaaagagagttcAGATCCGAAGTAGCTGCCATAGCTTCTGTGCAGCACAAGAACCTTGTTCGTCTCTATGGCTACTCCTCTGCGGTTAGCGCGAACCGTCCGAGGTTTCTTGTCTACGAGTATATCGTAAACTCGTCTcttgatatttggattttccCGGAGAAAGGAAACAGAAGAAGATCAGGAGGAGGATGCTTGTCTTGGAACCAAAGGTATCAAGTTGCTATAGATGTAGCTAAGGCTCTTGCTTATCTTCACCATGACTGTAGATCAAAGATCTTGCATCTTGATGTTAAACCCGAAAACATTCTTCTTGATGGGAGTTACCGAGCGGTTGTAACAGATTTCGGACTCTCTAAGCTGATTGCTAGAGATGAGAGCAAAGTGCTAACGGACATACGCGGGACTCGAGGGTATTTAGCACCCGAGTGGCTTCTTGAACACGGTATCTCGGAGAAATCAGACGTTTATAGCTACGGGATCGTGTTGTTGGAGATGATTGGAGGACGGAGAAGTATCTCAAGGGTGGAAGTGAAGGAAACGGGGAAGAAGAAGTTGGAGTATTTCCCAAGGATTGTGAACCAAaagatgagagaaagaaaagtaaTGGAGATTGTAGATCAACGGCTGGTAGAAACCAATGAGTTAGACGAAGAGGAAGTGATGAAACTGGTGTGTGTGGCTATGTGGTGTATACAAGAGAAGTCTAGGAATAGGCCTGATATGGTTATGGTGATTGAGATGCTTGAAGGGAGAGTTATGGTTAACGAGCCGCCTGATTCAGATGTTGTTGTGGTCGATCTTTTGGcggctgatgatgatgatgatactagTAGTGGTGGTGTTCGACGGGTGGTAAATGTTCCGAGGTTGCAAATTCAGAGGGAGAGGAACTTTCGTTTGCCTTCCATTTGCTCTAGTATCATATCTCCTATCTCTCCACGCTAG
- the LOC104736071 gene encoding GTP-binding nuclear protein Ran-1, with the protein MALPNQQTVDYPSFKLVIVGDGGTGKTTFVKRHLTGEFEKKYEPTIGVEVHPLDFFTNCGKIRFYCWDTAGQEKFGGLRDGYYIHGQCAIIMFDVTARLTYKNVPTWHRDLCRVCENIPIVLCGNKVDVKNRQVKAKQVTFHRKKNLQYYEISAKSNYNFEKPFLYLARKLAGDQNLHFVETPALAPPEVHIDIADQQKNEAELLQAAAQPLPDDDDDVFE; encoded by the exons ATG GCTCTACCAAACCAGCAGACCGTAGATTATCCTAGCTTCAAGCTCGTCATTGTTGGTGATGGTGGCACAG GGAAGACTACTTTTGTCAAGAGACATCTTACTGGGGAGTTCGAGAAGAAGTATGAAC CTACCATTGGTGTGGAGGTTCATCCTTTGGATTTCTTCACAAACTGTGGCAAGATCCGTTTCTACTGCTGGGACACTGCTGGTCAAGAGAAATTTGGTGGCCTTAGGGATGGTTACTA CATCCATGGTCAATGCGCCATCATCATGTTTGATGTCACAGCAAGGCTCACATACAAGAACGTTCCGACATGGCATCGTGATCTTTGCAGGGTGTGTGAAAACATCCCGATTGTTCTGTGCGGTAACAAAGTCGATGTGAAGAACAGGCAAGTGAAGGCAAAGCAGGTCACATTCCACAGGAAGAAGAATCTGCAGTACTATGAGATATCAGCAAAGAGCAACTACAACTTCGAGAAGCCTTTCTTGTACCTTGCTAGAAAGCTCGCTGGGGACCAGAACCTTCACTTTGTGGAGACACCAGCTCTTGCTCCACCAGAGGTTCACATTGACATTGCTGATCAGCAGAAGAACGAGGCTGAGCTCTTACAGGCTGCAGCTCAGCCACtccctgatgatgatgatgatgtctttGAGTAA
- the LOC104736075 gene encoding uncharacterized protein LOC104736075, with amino-acid sequence MQRLQISSRPSEEFLINLSPDFPSPDGLVAYDVPKKELSIHNKSTNGERAIHIIPLVLFLCAFVLWVFSSATV; translated from the coding sequence ATGCAGAGGTTACAGATAAGTTCTCGGCCATCCGAAGAGTTTTTGATTAACCTCTCGCCGGATTTTCCAAGCCCTGACGGTCTCGTAGCCTACGACGTCCCGAAGAAGGAACTATCTATTCACAACAAGTCTACTAATGGAGAGAGAGCTATTCACATAATCCCTCTTGTTCTCTTTCTATGTGCTTTCGTTCTCTGGGTTTTTTCAAGTGCAACCGTATAA
- the LOC104736074 gene encoding tRNA dimethylallyltransferase 9 isoform X2: MAKSSVLTPFRCTEALILDQPSHQIEIERYPSEYLEVPHHLIDILHPSEEYSVGQFCNDARQATKDILKRGRVPIVTGGTGLYLRWFIYGKPDVPKPSQEVTAEVHDMLVNFETEHDWEAAVEMVVNAGDPKACSLPRNDWYRLRRSLEILKSTGLPPSSFRIPYDSFRENLNLPDADDFVEDGSSPDISIQNIETDLDYDFLCFFLSSPRVALYRSIDFRCEDMLSGPNGVLSEARWLLDIGLLPNTNPATRAIGYRQAMEYLLYCSRYGGESSPRDFYGFLNRFQTASRNFAKRQMTWFRCEPIYHWLNASKPLDMILQCIYDAYENETDTLEIPESLRMSKDVLDSREASELKIYRSRNRQFVTREDCASVLEWIRSEGCKSEVPCVETAVV, from the exons ATGGCGAAATCATCAGTGCTGACTCCGTTCAG GTGTACAGAGGCCTTGATATTGGATCAGCCAAGCCATCAGATAGAGATAGAAAGGTATCCTTCTGAATATTTG GAGGTGCCTCATCATCTTATCGACATTTTGCATCCGTCTGAAG AATACTCTGTGGGGCAGTTTTGTAATGATGCAAGGCAAGCTACCAAAGATATTCTTAAAAGAGGGCGTGTTCCCATAGTTACGGGTGGCACTGGATTGTACCTGCGCTG GTTTATCTATGGGAAGCCGGATGTGCCTAAACCTTCTCAAGAAGTCACTGCTGAGGTCCATGATATGCTAGTTAATTTTGAAACCGAACATGACTGGGAAGCAGCTGTGGAAATGGTGGTCAATGCTGGTGATCCAAAAGCCTGTTCTTTGCCTCGTAATGATTGGTACAGACTACGGCGTAGCCTCGAGATACTCAAG TCAACTGGATTACCTCCGTCTTCCTTTCGCATTCCATATGATTCTTTTCGAGAAAATTTAAATCTTCCTGATGCCGATGACTTCGTTGAGGATGGTTCATCTCCTGATATCTCTATCCAAAACATAGAGACAGATTTGGATTATGacttcctttgttttttcttgtcatCCCCACGGGTTGCTCTCTACAGATCTATTGATTTTAGATGTGAAGACATGCTTTCAG GACCCAATGGAGTTTTGTCAGAAGCTAGATGGCTTCTTGATATTGGTCTTCTTCCAAATACAAATCCTGCAACTCGTGCTATTGGGTACAGACAG GCCATGGAATATCTATTATATTGCAGTCGATACGGGGGTGAAAGTTCCCCTAGAGATTTTTATGGTTTCTTGAACAGATTTCAGACAGCATCCAG AAACTTTGCAAAAAGGCAAATGACATGGTTCCGGTGTGAGCCTATCTACCACTGGCTTAATGCTTCCAAACCTCTG GATATGATACTTCAATGCATATACGATGCTTATGAGAATGAAACAGATACGCTGGAGATACCCGAGTCGCTCAGAATGAGCAAAGACGTATTAGATTCTCGAGAAGCTTCTGAACTAAAGATATACCGCTCCAGAAACAG GCAATTCGTAACAAGAGAGGACTGTGCTTCGGTGTTAGAGTGGATCAGAAGTGAAGGATGTAAGAGTGAAGTTCCATGCGTGGAAACCGCAGTAGTATAG
- the LOC104736074 gene encoding tRNA dimethylallyltransferase 9 isoform X1 has translation MVISSGVFLSRACYLRLQPPSLALRRSFCGATACSVPMNGTNKRKSEKEKVIVISGPTGAGKSRLAMELAKRLNGEIISADSVQVYRGLDIGSAKPSDRDRKEVPHHLIDILHPSEEYSVGQFCNDARQATKDILKRGRVPIVTGGTGLYLRWFIYGKPDVPKPSQEVTAEVHDMLVNFETEHDWEAAVEMVVNAGDPKACSLPRNDWYRLRRSLEILKSTGLPPSSFRIPYDSFRENLNLPDADDFVEDGSSPDISIQNIETDLDYDFLCFFLSSPRVALYRSIDFRCEDMLSGPNGVLSEARWLLDIGLLPNTNPATRAIGYRQAMEYLLYCSRYGGESSPRDFYGFLNRFQTASRNFAKRQMTWFRCEPIYHWLNASKPLDMILQCIYDAYENETDTLEIPESLRMSKDVLDSREASELKIYRSRNRQFVTREDCASVLEWIRSEGCKSEVPCVETAVV, from the exons ATGGTGATTAGTAGTGGCGTGTTTTTGAGCCGTGCGTGTTACTTGAGACTGCAGCCGCCGAGCCTTGCGTTGCGCAGGAGCTTCTGCGGTGCCACGGCTTGCTCTGTTCCTATGAACGGGACCAATAAGAGAAAGTCAGAAAAGGAGAAGGTGATTGTGATTTCTGGACCTACAGGTGCCGGAAAAAGCAGACTTGCCATGGAGCTCGCCAAACGTCTCAATGGCGAAATCATCAGTGCTGACTCCGTTCAG GTGTACAGAGGCCTTGATATTGGATCAGCCAAGCCATCAGATAGAGATAGAAAG GAGGTGCCTCATCATCTTATCGACATTTTGCATCCGTCTGAAG AATACTCTGTGGGGCAGTTTTGTAATGATGCAAGGCAAGCTACCAAAGATATTCTTAAAAGAGGGCGTGTTCCCATAGTTACGGGTGGCACTGGATTGTACCTGCGCTG GTTTATCTATGGGAAGCCGGATGTGCCTAAACCTTCTCAAGAAGTCACTGCTGAGGTCCATGATATGCTAGTTAATTTTGAAACCGAACATGACTGGGAAGCAGCTGTGGAAATGGTGGTCAATGCTGGTGATCCAAAAGCCTGTTCTTTGCCTCGTAATGATTGGTACAGACTACGGCGTAGCCTCGAGATACTCAAG TCAACTGGATTACCTCCGTCTTCCTTTCGCATTCCATATGATTCTTTTCGAGAAAATTTAAATCTTCCTGATGCCGATGACTTCGTTGAGGATGGTTCATCTCCTGATATCTCTATCCAAAACATAGAGACAGATTTGGATTATGacttcctttgttttttcttgtcatCCCCACGGGTTGCTCTCTACAGATCTATTGATTTTAGATGTGAAGACATGCTTTCAG GACCCAATGGAGTTTTGTCAGAAGCTAGATGGCTTCTTGATATTGGTCTTCTTCCAAATACAAATCCTGCAACTCGTGCTATTGGGTACAGACAG GCCATGGAATATCTATTATATTGCAGTCGATACGGGGGTGAAAGTTCCCCTAGAGATTTTTATGGTTTCTTGAACAGATTTCAGACAGCATCCAG AAACTTTGCAAAAAGGCAAATGACATGGTTCCGGTGTGAGCCTATCTACCACTGGCTTAATGCTTCCAAACCTCTG GATATGATACTTCAATGCATATACGATGCTTATGAGAATGAAACAGATACGCTGGAGATACCCGAGTCGCTCAGAATGAGCAAAGACGTATTAGATTCTCGAGAAGCTTCTGAACTAAAGATATACCGCTCCAGAAACAG GCAATTCGTAACAAGAGAGGACTGTGCTTCGGTGTTAGAGTGGATCAGAAGTGAAGGATGTAAGAGTGAAGTTCCATGCGTGGAAACCGCAGTAGTATAG
- the LOC104736072 gene encoding uncharacterized protein LOC104736072, with protein MMRFKKGTKVEVLSKSSVPSGAWRSAEIISGNGHYYTVMYDSSDDGTVRVPRKSMRPQPPRLQVLDSWAPGDILEVFESCSWKMAIVSKVLENGCFLIRLLGSSLKFKVTESDIRVRQSWQDNEWIMIGQVTSRLSAQTSTGEPRRKVNPKGDYISSESKGKLDESDVILSKGLKKRTYSLVEPHNQDREKKKKKMEEEDRESVASSVGSCSMDTDGISAISFSPRETGNTSDTESSSCGYGSMKMKKLDIPRKGSEAADVHRLELDAYRCSIERLHASGPIITWEQETWITNLRLRLNISNEEHLMQIRNLISDDNSTTYR; from the exons ATGATGAGATTCAAAAAGGGAACTAAAGTTGAAGTGTTGAGCAAATCATCGGTTCCATCTGGTGCCTGGCGATCCGCAGAGATAATATCAGGAAATGGGCATTACTACACTGTCATGTATGATAGTAGTGATGATGGTACGGTGAGGGTTCCGAGGAAGAGTATGAGGCCTCAGCCTCCTCGTTTACAAGTCCTAGATTCTTGGGCTCCTGGTGACATTCTTGAGGTTTTCGAGAGTTGTTCCTGGAAGATGGCTATTGTTTCCAAGGTTTTGGAGAATGGTTGTTTCTTGATTAGATTACTTGGTTCCTCACTGAAGTTCAAGGTAACCGAATCCGACATTCGTGTTAGACAATCTTGGCAAGATAACGAGTGGATCATGATCGGACAG GTTACATCAAGATTAAGCGCACAGACTTCAACTGGAGAACCAAGGAGAAAGGTGAATCCGAAAGGTGACTACATATCATCTGAGAGCAAAGGCAAGCTCGATGAGTCTGATGTGATTTTGTCAAAAGGTCTAAAGAAACGGACCTACTCTTTGGTTGAACCTCACAATcaagatagagagaagaagaagaagaagatggaagaagaagatagagagagtgtTGCTTCTTCTGTTGGTAGTTGTAGCATGGATACAGATGGTATCAGTGCTATTTCATTCAGTCCCAGAGAAACTGGTAACACTAGTGACACAGAGTCATCGTCTTGTGGCTACGGAAgcatgaagatgaagaagttggACATTCCAAGGAAAGGCTCAGAGGCAGCTGATGTTCATAGGTTAGAGTTGGATGCATACCGATGCAGTATCGAGAGGTTGCACGCATCTGGACCCATTATAACTTGGGAACAAGAAACGTGGATTACAAATCTCCGTCTGAGATTGAACATTTCGAATGAGGAACATCTGATGCAGATAAGAAACCTTATCTCTGATGACAACAGTACAACATACAGATAG
- the LOC104736070 gene encoding 26S protease regulatory subunit 8 homolog A, whose protein sequence is MATVGVDARRPEMAMEETCNVKGAAAKQGEGLKQYYFQHIHENQRQLRQKTNNLNRLEAQRNELNSRVRMLREELQLLQEPGSYVGEVVKVMGKNKVLVKVHPEGKYVVDVDKSIDITKLTPSTRVALRNDSYVLHLVLPSKVDPLVNLMKVEKVPDSTYDMIGGLDQQIKEIKEVIELPIKHPELFESLGIAQPKGVLLYGPPGTGKTLLARAVAHHTDCTFIRVSGSELVQKYIGEGSRMVRELFVMAREHAPSIIFMDEIDSIGSARMESGSGNGDSEVQRTMLELLNQLDGFEASNKIKVLMATNRIDILDQALLRPGRIDRKIEFPNPNEESRFDILKIHSRKMNLMRGIDLKKIAEKMNGASGAELKAVCTEAGMFALRERRVHVTQEDFEMAVAKVMKKDTEKNMSLRKLWK, encoded by the exons ATGGCCACCGTAGGAGTGGACGCGAGGCGTCCTGAGATGGCGATGGAGGAAACCTGCAACGTCAAGGGAGCGGCGGCGAAACAAGGCGAAGGGCTTAAGCAATACTATTTTCAGCACATCCATGAGAACCAGCGTCAGCTCCGCCAAAAGACGAACAACCTTAATCGCCTCGAAGCTCAGAGGAATGAACTCAATTCTAGAG TACGAATGCTAAGAGAAGAGTTGCAACTGCTTCAAGAACCTGGGTCTTATGTGGGTGAAGTGGTTAAAGTGATGGGAAAAAACAAGGTCTTGGTTAAG GTTCATCCAGAGGGGAAGTATGTTGTCGATGTTGACAAAAGTATAGACATAACGAAACTCACTCCATCAACGAGAGTTGCTCTCCGTAATGATAGCTATGTTCTCCACCTGGTTCTGCCAAGTAAAGTAGATCCGCTGGTTAACCTTATGAAAGTTGAGAAGGTTCCAGACTCCACATATGACATGATTGGTGGTCTTGACCAGCAAATCAAGGAAATAAAGGAG GTCATTGAGCTCCCAATCAAACATCCTGAACTGTTTGAGTCTCTTGGAATTGCGCAGCCAAAG gGTGTCTTGTTATACGGTCCACCTGGAACTGGGAAGACACTATTGGCTCGGGCTGTGGCACATCACACTGACTGTACTTTCATTAGAGTTTCTGGCTCCGAGCTGGTCCAGAAATACATTGGAGAAGGTTCTAGAATGGTCAGAGAACTTTTTGTGATGGCAAG GGAGCATGCACCATCAATCATCTTCATGGATGAAATCGATAGCATTGGGTCTGCTCGTATGGAATCTGGAAGTGGAAATGGTGACAGTGAGGTGCAAAGGACTATGCTTGAGCTTCTCAATCAACTTGACGGATTCGAagcatcaaacaaaatcaag GTTTTGATGGCGACAAATCGTATTGATATTCTGGATCAAGCTCTTCTCAGGCCTGGAAGGATTGATAGGAAAATCGAATTCCCTAATCCTAATGAAGAG TCACGTTTTGATATCTTGAAGATACACTCGAGGAAAATGAATTTGATGCGTGGAATCGATCTGAAAAAGATTGCCGAGAAGATGAATGGTGCTTCAGGGGCTGAGCTGAAG GCTGTGTGCACGGAGGCGGGCATGTTTGCGCTGCGGGAGAGGAGAGTACACGTGACACAAGAAGACTTTGAGATGGCGGTGGCCAAGGTGATGAAGAAAGACACAGAGAAGAACATGTCTCTGCGTAAGCTGTGGAAGTAG